In Zingiber officinale cultivar Zhangliang chromosome 1A, Zo_v1.1, whole genome shotgun sequence, a genomic segment contains:
- the LOC122000069 gene encoding phylloplanin-like, producing MALTTVLAVMALLIVTVAAPPAAAQLLGGLISNILISGTVPCTTDTTAITPTTSVFPNATVLLQCGQSIIASTVTNSNGAFSILTGTNPLTQLLSSLLEVCKLVVPTPLSACSPMLPSTGFLQSPLQLLSNNGFLGGILGGITNLTPSVFKLVQ from the exons ATGGCTCTGACGACCGTTCTTGCTGTGATGGCGCTGTTGATTGTCACAGTAGCTGCGCCGCCAGCGGCCGCCCAGCTGCTTGGGGGGCTGATCAGCAACATCTTGATCAGCGGCACTGTGCCATGCACCACCGACACCACTGCTATCACCCCAACAACATCAGTTTTTCCAA ATGCCACTGTGTTACTGCAATGCGGTCAATCCATCATCGCCAGCACGGTCACTAACAGCAATGGAGCATTCTCGATCCTGACGGGCACCAACCCGTTGACGCAGTTGCTGTCCTCGTTGTTGGAAGTTTGCAAGCTCGTCGTCCCGACGCCACTCTCCGCTTGTAGCCCGATGTTGCCGTCCACCGGGTTCCTTCAATCGCCCCTGCAACTGCTCTCCAACAACGGATTTCTCGGTGGAATTCTTGGTGGGATCACCAATCTCACCCCCTCTGTTTTCAAGTTGGTTCAGTAG
- the LOC122019251 gene encoding blue-light photoreceptor PHR2-like, producing MEDHQRSPSSSSQQDGNQTPLPFASFSLSLFSPHLSSSSSPSSLLAPIPFRLKIPSQITSLSLALFHSPSFSSLSTPSKFSSSLSLSRFSLFRSRPADPLVAAGARRCAIVWFRADLRLHDHEVLSAANDDSLSLLPVFVFDSRDFGRSAGGFDRTGLRRARFLLDSVADLRAGLRRLGSDLVVRIGCPEVVLLELARGVGADAVYAHREVSHDEVRAEERVGKAMEDEGIEVKYFWGSTLHHIEDLPFQLEQLPTSYGGFREKVTGVKVRKAIEAPEKLNRMPSRGGVEPGEIPSLQDLGFNQAPTMSQDSKPCFSTPVGGETEALERLKKFASEWQAQPRKAKISNIDSIYGANFSCKISPWLSTGCLSPRFIFEELKSRTISAASSRNNSPDSADGGGNWLMFELLWRDFFRFVTMKCSSATKMVQAAPSSACTAALP from the exons ATGGAAGACCACCAACGCTCGCCCTCTTCTTCCTCCCAACAAGATGGCAACCAAACTCCACTCCCATTTgcctccttttctctctctctcttctcccctcatctctcttcttcttcctctccctcctcTTTGCTCGCTCCCATCCCTTTCCGCCTCAAGATCCCTTCTCAGATCACCTCACTCTCCCTCGCCCTCTTTCACTCCCCCTCCTTTTCCTCCCTCTCCACCCCGTCGAAATTCTCCAGCTCTCTCTCTCTTTCCCGCTTCTCCCTCTTCCGCAGCCGCCCCGCCGACCCCCTCGTAGCCGCCGGCGCCCGCCGCTGCGCCATCGTCTGGTTCCGCGCTGATCTCCGCCTCCACGACCACGAAGTCCTTTCGGCCGCAAACGACGACTCCCTCTCCCTCCTCCCGGTCTTCGTCTTCGACTCCCGGGATTTCGGGCGCTCCGCGGGCGGATTCGATCGGACCGGCCTCCGCCGCGCTCGCTTCCTTCTCGACTCTGTGGCTGACCTCCGTGCCGGGCTGCGCCGCCTCGGATCCGATCTCGTGGTGAGGATCGGCTGCCCAGAGGTGGTGCTGCTGGAGCTCGCGCGCGGAGTGGGCGCCGATGCGGTGTACGCTCACCGGGAGGTCTCCCATGATGAGGTGCGCGCGGAGGAGCGAGTTGGAAAGGCGATGGAGGACGAGGGGATCGAGGTGAAGTATTTTTGGGGGAGCACGTTGCACCACATTGAGGATTTACCGTTCCAGCTGGAGCAACTGCCCACCAGTTATGGAGGGTTTAGGGAGAAGGTGACGGGCGTGAAGGTAAGGAAAGCGATTGAGGCACCGGAGAAGCTTAATAGAATGCCATCAAGAGGAGGTGTCGAGCCTGGGGAGATCCCTAGCTTGCAAGACCTTGGGTTCAATCAGGCACCAACCATGTCACAG GATAGCAAGCCTTGCTTCAGCACTCCTGTTGGCGGGGAAACTGAAGCACTAGAGAGATTGAAGAAGTTTGCTTCTGAATGGCAAGCACAACCGAGAAAAGCAAAGATTTCCAACATAGATAGTATATATGGTGCTAATTTCTCATGCAAAATCTCACCATGGCTATCAACAGGATGCCTTTCTCCGCGCTTTATATTTGAGGAGTTGAAGAGTAG GACTATTTCTGCTGCTTCATCACGGAATAATAGTCCTGATTCAGCAGATGGAGGTGGGAACTGGTTGATGTTCGAACTGTTATGGAGGGATTTCTTCAG GTTTGTCACCATGAAGTGCAGCTCTGCAACGAAAATGGTCCAAGCTGCACCCAGCAGTGCTTGCACTGCTGCTCTACCCTAA
- the LOC122019269 gene encoding tafazzin-like, whose translation MRAGEWMERGAGPWRDQVRELQLRIRNRFRVAVVRRRHRLVESDYSSPVKRWLHRLRNMWVVNPAPDTPTSSMRFYRKKVGKAINDESILVRMVQALAVPVIGNACYVFMHGLNHVQIYGVEKLHQAFKQRPEGKPLLTVSNHVAAVDDPLVIASLLPPSSLLNAHDLRWTLCATDRCFRNPLLSAFFHCLKVLPVSRGDGVYQKGMDSALSKLNNGGWVHIFPEGSRSRDGGRTMAAAKRGVGRLVIDADTTPIVIPFVHAGMQEIMPIGTHFPKIGKNVTVLIGDPLFLDDLVVYKDDSQHVSTGILYDAVSTRIEQQLQELKAQVDRLAAEQELEIRDVDNRDCATRIWQQVDWEAFGMQNILEEPAGTTSRATHNHPIQVLEQSPKSNFSRSIKLVDEGGIVSRIRGFMDPSELMGFAARGLFINGRIMDECH comes from the exons ATGAGGGCGGGGGAGTGGATGGAGCGCGGGGCTGGTCCCTGGAGGGACCAAGTTCGGGAGCTGCAACTGCGCATTCGGAACCGATTCCGTGTGGCGGTCGTTCGCCGACGGCACCGTCTTGTGGAGTCGGACTACTCGAGCCCCGTGAAGCGCTGGCTCCACCGCCTCCGGAACATGTGGGTTGTGAATCCGGCTCCTGACACTCCAACCTCGTCGATGAGGTTCTATCGTAAAAAAG TTGGCAAAGCCATAAATGATGAATCAATCTTAGTTCGTATGGTTCAAGCTTTGGCTGTCCCTGTTATTGGTAATGCTTGTTATGTATTTATGCATGGCCTTAATCATGTCCAG ATATATGGTGTGGAAAAATTACACCAGGCTTTTAAGCAAAGACCTGAAGGCAAGCCCTTACTAACG GTTAGTAATCATGTTGCAGCTGTTGATGACCCACTTGTGATAGCTTCTTTGCTTCCACCAAGTAGTTTGTTGAATGCTCATGATCTAAGATGGACTCTCTGTGCAACTGATCGTTGTTTTAGGAATCCGTTGCTGTCTGCATTTTTCCATTGTCTCAAGGTTCTACCAGTTTCACGTGGTGATGGTGTTTACCAGAAG GGAATGGATAGTGCTCTATCCAAGCTGAACAATGGTGGATGGGTCCATATATTTCCTGAAGGAAGTCGCTCTCGGGATGGAGGTAGAACTATGGCTGCTGCTAAGAGAGGGGTTGGAAG ATTAGTGATAGATGCAGATACAACTCCTATCGTTATTCCCTTTGTTCACGCTGGAATGCAAGAAATTATGCCTATAGGAACACATTTCCCAAAGATAGGGAAAAAT GTCACAGTGCTCATAGGGGATCCACTTTTCCTGGACGATTTGGTCGTGTATAAGGATGATTCCCAACATGTCTCCACTGGCATCCTATACGATGCTGTCTCGACCAGGATTGAACAACAACTCCAGGAGCTAAAAGCTCAAGTTGATCGATTAGCAGCTGAACAAGAATTAGAAATCAGGGATGTAGATAATAGAGATTGCGCAACTAGAATTTGGCAGCAGGTTGATTGGGAAGCATTTGGCATGCAAAACATACTAGAGGAACCAGCAGGGACAACTAGTAGGGCAACACATAATCATCCAATACAAGTTCTTGAGCAGTCTCCTAAGTCCAATTTTTCTCGGAGTATTAAGCTGGTTGATGAAGGTGGGATTGTCTCAAGAATTCGCGGTTTTATGGATCCATCTGAGCTTATGGGTTTTGCTGCTAGAGGTCTGTTTATCAATGGTAGGATAATGGATGAGTGTCATTAG